A genomic window from Silene latifolia isolate original U9 population chromosome Y, ASM4854445v1, whole genome shotgun sequence includes:
- the LOC141627294 gene encoding uncharacterized protein LOC141627294, which translates to MCLVAVGKDGNNNIYPIAWAVVEVENGATWSWFLKLLVEDLGKEEGEGLTFMSDRQKGLVDALKLVTPKAEVRYCVRHIWANFKLQFTGQLYKDTFWSAARCTTKAEFTRHMEGMKLLLGAAHAYLAAIPPQTWSRHAFTPNCKSNLLLNNICETFNAVLKDARDKPILTHMEWMRRYVMKRHSEKREGCKSWEGTHMPYVEKYMKWAEEEARLGTVLEGLNYEYEVDYRREQHAVKLRDKTCTCYHWQLTGLPCPHAIACIVKNRGNPRMYVDEAYSKVTYLRAYGQSISPMPGVKQWDRVGLDEPVPPPYRKLPGRPNKKKRRKEAGEGTSQVVKRPRRQRACGNCGVLGHNTKTCKNPTMSKENNQTQQQHDQQPRVARAKSKSEWSKKTRENIARRKAQKEMTSAMAASIIQESQASVNVLDL; encoded by the exons ATGTGCTTGGTAGCAGTTGGTAAGGATGGGAACAACAATATTTATCCCATTGCCTGGGCTGTTGTGGAGGTAGAAAATGGTGCAACTTGGTCTTGGTTCCTAAAGTTGCTAGTTGAGGACTTGGGGAAGGAAGAAGGTGAAGGCCTCACCTTTATGTCAGATAGACAGAAG GGATTGGTGGATGCACTGAAATTGGTAACCCCTAAAGCTGAAGTGAGATATTGTGTAAGGCATATCTGGGCAAACTTCAAGTTGCAATTTACAGGCCAACTCTACAAAGATACATTCTGGAGTGCAGCAAGGTGTACAACAAAGGCTGAATTTACTAGACACATGGAAGGTATGAAGCTACTTTTAGGAGCTGCACATGCATACTTGGCTGCAATCCCACCTCAAACCTGGTCCAGACATGCTTTCACCCCTAATTGTAAGTCAAATTTATTGTTGAACAACATTTGTGAGACCTTCAATGCTGTTTTAAAAGATGCAAGGGACAAACCAATTTTAACTCATATGGAGTGGATGAGAAGATATGTAATGAAGAGGCATTCTGAGAAAAGAGAGGGTTGCAAAAGTTGGGAGGGTACTCACATGCCTTATGTGGAGAAGTACATGAAGTGGGCTGAGGAAGAGGCAAGGTTAGGAACAGTATTAGAAGGATTGAATTATGAGTATGAGGTTGACTATAGAAGGGAACAACATGCTGTAAAGTTGAGAGATAAGACTTGCACCTGCTACCATTGGCAGTTGACAGGCCTCCCTTGCCCACATGCAATAGCTTGCATAGTGAAGAATAGAGGGAATCCAAGAATGTATGTGGACGAGGCTTATTCAAAAGTCACTTATTTGAGGGCTTATGGCCAATCCATCTCCCCTATGCCTGGTGTGAAGCAATGGGACAGAGTTGGCCTTGATGAGCCAGTGCCACCTCCTTATAGAAAACTGCCTGGAAGaccaaataagaaaaagaggaggaAGGAAGCTGGAGAAGGAACAAGCCAGGTTGTTAAGAGGCCAAGGAGACAAAGGGCATGTGGTAACTGTGGTGTACTTGGTCATAACACAAAGACTTGCAAGAATCCAACAATGAGCAAGGAAAATAATCAAACTCAACAACAACATGACCAACAACCTAGGGTTGCCAGAGCCAAAAGTAAATCTGAATGGTCTAAGAAGACAAGAGAAAATATTGCAAGAAGGAAAGCACAAAAGGAAATGACATCTGCCATGGCTGCATCAATAATCCAAGAAAGCCAAGCTAGTGTTAATGTCCTAGATTTATGA